CCGGTAAGTATCCCAGAGTGAGAAAGTGGTGTAATTGGTAAAGTCATCCGCTTTATGTATACCCTGATCTAAGCCTTTATATTCTCCGTTAATATCAGTATAGGTGGTTGGATTGATAAAAGCGTGATATAAAGCAGTGTAAAAATTGATTTTATTATCATTAGAAGTCGTTACCTGTATTTTATTCAATTCTTTATTCCAGGTAGCCTGTGCCTGAGCCTTCACTTTTTCGAAATCCCAGCCTGAAATTTCTGCCCGCATATTTTGCAAGGCATTTTCCTGGCTAACCGGCGATAAAGCAAATTTAATCTTGATTTTCTCTCCTTCCTGGGTATCGAAATCGAAAAACATTTTCAATTTTTTGCCAGCAATTTCAGGGAAGTTCTGTTCCTGGTTAAACTTACCCCAGAAACCTCGGTAAGCCTGTTTAGCATCATAGCTTTTACGTCCGTAGCTTTTAAAAGGTTTAGAGAAACTCATCGCAAAATAAACGGTCCTGGTTCTCGCCCAGCCATTTGTTTGGCGATAACCTGTAATCAACGTATCATTCACCACACGCACGTAAGTCCAAACGGTTTTTTCCTCGTAATTGTAAATACCGGCCATTAAATCGAGAATAATGTGCGATTGATCTGATTTAGGAAAAGTATATTGATGCATCCCCACCCTGGTGGTTGAAGTGAGTTCTGCCGTAATGTTATCGTCGTCCAGTTTTACCTTGTAGTACCCTGCCTCTGCAACCTCATTTGCATGTGAATAGGCCGAACGGTAACCACCCTTTGGGTTTGAAGCCACACCCGGGTTTAATTGTAACTTACCTTGCGTAGGCATAATAAGAAAATCACCCAGATCGGAGTGGCCAGTACCGCTGAAATGGGTATGACTAAAGCCGGTAATGGTTTTATCCTCATATTTATAACCTGCACAGTATTTATATACATCGCCATTGTATTTTCCGTTTACTTCGTAAGATAAAGTATCCGTTTCGGGGCTTAGCTGTACCGAACCAAATGGAACTGTTGCACCAGGATAGGTATGCCCCATTTTAGATGTACCAATGATGGGCTTAACATACTGCACTAGGTTCTGCTGTGCCGAGGTAACCAGGGCCGATAGCAAAAGACAAGGCAGGATAATTTTTTTAATCATATGAGTTTAAAATTTAGCTTGTTCTGTTGAAAATTCTAAGGTATTAATTTATCTTCAAATATGCATAAAACATATAACTAAAACGTTTAAGTAAAATAAAAAATACAATTAATAAGATTGAATATACAATTTATTACGGTTTCCACTGAAGTTTCGAAAACCTGAGTGATTAATGCGTGATTTTTGTAGTTGCCAAACACCACAGACTTTATGATGTAAACCTGATAGAACGGAAAGCCCGGAGGTGAGATACGAGCCGAGGACTTGAAGGGATAGCAGGGCTGCTGGCAGCCACTAACACCGAACCATTCATTTCAAAATAATATTGGGCATCTCAGCCACATTAGCACATCTATGAGATAGCCAAGCAATTTAGTAACCGCTTTTTACAAGTAACTGACTTGCTTTAAATAATTTCAGCTAAATAAACCTTATTTTTGCATCCAATATTTTTAAGATGAGTAAACACGGTAGAATTCTGGTTGCCATGAGTGGCGGGGTTGATAGTTCGGTAGCGGCTGTAATGTTGCATGAGCAGGGTTATGAGGTTATTGGATTAACCATGAAGACCTGGGATTATGCTACTTCTGGTGGAAGCAGTAAGGAAACTGGCTGTTGCTCATTAGATAGTATCAACGATGCCCGTACACTTGCCGTAAACTATGGTTTTCCGCATTATATCCTTGATATCAGGGATGAATTTGGCGATTACGTAATCGATAATTTTGTTGACGAATACCTTGCCGGAAGAACGCCAAATCCATGTGTTTTATGCAATACACATATTAAATGGGAAGCACTTTTAAAACGCGCCAATAAACTCGATTGCGAGTTTATTGCAACTGGGCATTACGCCAATATCCGTCAGCAAGACAGCGGCCGCTACGTAATTTCGAAAGGAAAAGACGAAAATAAAGATCAATCTTATGTACTGTGGGGTGTTTCGCAAGAGAACCTTTCGCGTACTAAATTCCCATTAGGCAGTTTTGCAAAATCTGAAATCAGACAGATGGCTTTGGATATGGGGCAGGAAGAACTGGCAAAAAAATCGGAGAGTTATGAAATCTGTTTCGTACCTGATAACGATTACAGGGCTTTTTTAAAACATAAAGTAGAAGATTTAGAAGAAAGAGTGGCCGGCGGAAATTTCATTTTAAGCAATGGAATGGTTGTTGGACAACATAAAGGTTACCCCTTTTATACCATCGGTCAGCGTAAAGGTTTAGGCGTAGCCTTTGGCGAGCCTATGTTTGTAACGCAAATACTGCCTGAAAGTAATACGGTAGTTTTGGGTAAAGCCGACGAGCTTGAGCGCCGTGAAGCCATGGTACGCAACATTAACCTGATAAAATACGCAAGCATTGAAGAACCAATGAATGATGTAATTACCAAAATCCGTTATAAAGACGCAGGTATGTTAAGTACAATTGTTCAGGAAAAAGATAAAATGCGTGTAGTGTTCGATCATAATGTTTCGGCAATTGCTCCTGGCCAATCGGCTGTATTTTACGAAGGAAATGATTTATTGGGCGGAGGGTTTTTAGTTTAATAAACGCCTACCTATTATATATTACATGAATGATCGTCATGCTGAATTTATTTCAGCATCTTCGATAACTATCGGATCAGGCTAATGATAACAAAAAACGAGATGTTAAACAGCATCTCGTTTTTTGTTTTATTGATTATCAGAACGATCCGTCATGCTGAATTTAGTTCAGCATCTTACTGGCTAGATAGATCCTGAAATAAATTCAGGATGACGAAAACTTTGAGTACAATTACTCATTTCCTTTAAAAACATTTATTGATGCCGTTTTCCAGTGAATGTAACCTAAATTGCCACAAGTTTGCGCTACAAAGTTTTCTACTTCTTCTGGCACATCGTTAACTACACGCCATCTAATTTTGTATTTGGGGTTATAACTGATATAAACCACCAAATCATCACTACGTTGCCCAATGGCATGTAAATGCTGTAAATGAATATCCTGCAAATCTGCAGCAGCAATCCTCAATCTTTCATTCATAATTTTACCTAATGAAAGGTCTGGTCTAAAATCTGTTTCGAATATGGCTAAAACGGTAACGGTCATAGAAAAAATAAATATATCAGCAAACAAACCAAGCTAGAAGCTTTTTGTTTAAAATCTTCAATTAAATACATGGAATCATCTCTGCAATATTTCCTGTATCCTGTCTCTCCAAAAGCAAATCTATACTAAAAAAATTAGTATCAAAATTTATTTTTATATTTTTTTTAGCCGGCGCAAAAATTATAGAAACGCATGACATGTGCCACTAGAAAGTTAATAACGCTAATATTGTGTATAACTATCTTAAACATCTGATAGCTAGGTTAGTTATCTATATAACAAATTTGAGCTTATGAAAAAGTGCATCTATGTAGTAGAAGACAATCCGTGGATTAGAGAAATCATAGAATTTTTATTAATCGAAGAACTTTACGAAGTAAGGACCTGTCCAAATACAAACGATTTTTGGTTTCAGATGAGCAAACACCTGCCTGATATGGTAATTCTTGATATTATGTTGCCTGATGGAAATGGCCTTGATATCTGTAATACACTAAAGCGAAACATTAAAACACACGATATTCCGGTAATGATGATGTCGGCCAATAACCACTTGAATGCAGTTAAGGCTAAATGTGATGCGGAGGATTTTATCAATAAACCTTTCGATCTGAACGATTTTATGAATAGAGTAGATAAATATTTACTTAACTAAAGGAAATCGTCATTGCGAAGCCAATTTTTCATTGAATGAAGCAATCTTTATAGCAGGACTATGTGAAAGATTGCTTCATCGTTCTTCTCTCCGCAATGACGAAATCAGGCACTAAAAAAGATGCTATAGTATTATACTTTCAACAGCATTATTTAATGCCACATCTTTCAGGTTGGGTATACTTAAACCTTCTACCCTATAGGCGGTTACATCTATCATCCCTAAAAAGCCCAATACCGATCTCAGATAAGATTCGGTAAAATCGTAGGCTTTCATTGGTCCGTCAGAATATACACCGCCTGATGAAATGGCCAGATAAACTTTTTTACCTTTTATCAATCCCACTGGGCCATTTTCTGAATAGCTAAATGTTTGGCCAGCACGTGCTATGTGATCAATCCACGCTTTTAAAGCAGAAGGAAGCCCAAAGTTGTACATAGGCACCCCAATTACAATGGCATCGGCATTTTTTAGCTCAGTAATGGCTTGGTCCGAGTGTTTTACTGCTTCGGCCAGTTCGGGCGTATGGTTTTCGAGCGGGGTAAAGAAAGAATTGATGTGTACCTCTTCTAAGTGTGGAAATGGTGTATTGGTAAGGTTATTCGTAGTTACCGTACTCCCCGGATTAGCCGCCTGTAATTTTTCTACAATTGCATTTCCCAATTTAACGCTGAAAGATGCTTCGCCCCTAGGGCTTGATATTAAATGTAATATTTTCATTTTTTGCTTTTTTTTGTCTCACAAAACTATAGATATGAAGTATCAAAAAGCTATTACTATACCAAAGGATAGTGCTATCCTCCAGGATAGTTACCTGGTTATCGCAACAAAAAAGAACAAGACCATAGCTTCAATCTACCCTCGCCAGGTCTTTCGAAATGTTTAATATTTTTAGTATAAGAATTACAATGTTATTTAAACTTAATCATGCTCAAGCTGTTTTATATTAAAACGCACGCCATGGAAAATCAAGAGAACAATCAACCACAAAAAGAGATCCAGAACATTGAGCAGTTTCAGATTAACCGCTCACAAGGAAATGCCGGTGGAGGGGCTGCAGAACAAAAAGATAATGAGGGATATACCGAGGATGAAGTGCATTTTGAAGATGGCACGGGTACTCAATTAAATAAGGAAATTGAAGGCCCTGATGATGAAGAAAACG
The nucleotide sequence above comes from Pedobacter riviphilus. Encoded proteins:
- a CDS encoding GH92 family glycosyl hydrolase, with the protein product MIKKIILPCLLLSALVTSAQQNLVQYVKPIIGTSKMGHTYPGATVPFGSVQLSPETDTLSYEVNGKYNGDVYKYCAGYKYEDKTITGFSHTHFSGTGHSDLGDFLIMPTQGKLQLNPGVASNPKGGYRSAYSHANEVAEAGYYKVKLDDDNITAELTSTTRVGMHQYTFPKSDQSHIILDLMAGIYNYEEKTVWTYVRVVNDTLITGYRQTNGWARTRTVYFAMSFSKPFKSYGRKSYDAKQAYRGFWGKFNQEQNFPEIAGKKLKMFFDFDTQEGEKIKIKFALSPVSQENALQNMRAEISGWDFEKVKAQAQATWNKELNKIQVTTSNDNKINFYTALYHAFINPTTYTDINGEYKGLDQGIHKADDFTNYTTFSLWDTYRALHPFFNITQPSRSNDMVKSMLAHYDQSSLHMLPIWSHYANDNWCMSGYHSVSVISDAIIKGTYNGDANKALDACIATAKHRDYEGIGYYIDKGYIPAEKSGISVSNNLEYSYDDWSIAQLAKKLNRMDVYDEFIKRSNNWKNNYDSATGFMRPKLADGTFKKQFDPKDTEGQGFIEGNSWNYSFFVPQDPTSLIEMMGGKKKFATRLDTLFTMHLPDEFFAHTEDITREGIIGGYVHGNEPAHHIAYLYNWTDQPWKTQAQIRHILNMQYKPTADGLGGNDDCGQMSAWYMFSSLGFYPVAPGSDVYSLGSPLVNNAVINLENGKTFTVEAIKQSDKNVYVEKVLLNGKEITDHKIKHADITNGGKLTFYMSAKPKK
- the mnmA gene encoding tRNA 2-thiouridine(34) synthase MnmA, with protein sequence MSKHGRILVAMSGGVDSSVAAVMLHEQGYEVIGLTMKTWDYATSGGSSKETGCCSLDSINDARTLAVNYGFPHYILDIRDEFGDYVIDNFVDEYLAGRTPNPCVLCNTHIKWEALLKRANKLDCEFIATGHYANIRQQDSGRYVISKGKDENKDQSYVLWGVSQENLSRTKFPLGSFAKSEIRQMALDMGQEELAKKSESYEICFVPDNDYRAFLKHKVEDLEERVAGGNFILSNGMVVGQHKGYPFYTIGQRKGLGVAFGEPMFVTQILPESNTVVLGKADELERREAMVRNINLIKYASIEEPMNDVITKIRYKDAGMLSTIVQEKDKMRVVFDHNVSAIAPGQSAVFYEGNDLLGGGFLV
- a CDS encoding response regulator transcription factor, whose product is MKKCIYVVEDNPWIREIIEFLLIEELYEVRTCPNTNDFWFQMSKHLPDMVILDIMLPDGNGLDICNTLKRNIKTHDIPVMMMSANNHLNAVKAKCDAEDFINKPFDLNDFMNRVDKYLLN
- a CDS encoding FMN-dependent NADH-azoreductase, whose amino-acid sequence is MKILHLISSPRGEASFSVKLGNAIVEKLQAANPGSTVTTNNLTNTPFPHLEEVHINSFFTPLENHTPELAEAVKHSDQAITELKNADAIVIGVPMYNFGLPSALKAWIDHIARAGQTFSYSENGPVGLIKGKKVYLAISSGGVYSDGPMKAYDFTESYLRSVLGFLGMIDVTAYRVEGLSIPNLKDVALNNAVESIIL